The sequence AAACGAATTGATACCGAACAATCGTTGGAATCCAACCGTCGGGACCTTCGCCTGCTTGCATCACAACTTCTTCGCCTCCAGGAAGAAGAGCGACGGCGGATCTCGCGCGATCTGCACGACGATATCAATCAACGGCTGGCGCTCTTGTCGATCGATATCGAAATGTTAGAGCGACAGCTCTCGAACGCTGCCGTCGGTACTGTCAGAACGGTGCGCAGTATTCAGGACCGTATCGTCGAGCTTTCCGAAAGTGTTCGCCGACTGGCCTATCAGTTTCATCCATCAATTCTTGACGATCTAGGTTTATCCATTGCGCTCCGACGCCTCGTGGATGACTTTCAGACCCGTACCGGTATCGATGCCCGGTTCATATGCAAAGACATACCCAAACATCTCGCGCAAGACGTCGTCACCTGCTTGTACCGCGTCGCGCAGGAAGGCTTAGCGAACATTGCTCGCCACGCCAGGGCCAAGAACGTTTGCGTTGAACTTACGCGATTGCGAGATGGGCTGCAGCTTATGATGAGTGATGATGGAGTGGGGTTTGATATCAGTCGTTATGATGGTCGACGAGGAAGCCTGGGGTTGGTAAGTATGAAGGAACGAGTGTCCCTAGTCAGTGGGACCCTGGACATACAATCGATGCCGGGTGAGGGAACACGTGTCTGTGCCTGGGTTCCCTTCAAACAGGAGCGCGCATGAGCAAGCCGCGCGTACTCTTGGCTGATGACCATACGCTGGTATTGGAAGGATTCAAAAAACTGTTGGAAGAGCACTGCCAAGTCGTAGGTTCCGCCGAAGATGGTCGTGCGTTGTTGGATGCTGCAAAACGATTGCGGCCCGATATTATCGTCTTAGATATTTCGATGCCGAAGCTGAACGGCCTCGATGCGGCGCGCCGACTGAGGAAGATCGTTCCTCAAGCACGATTAATTTTTGTCACGGTTCAT is a genomic window of Candidatus Nitrospira kreftii containing:
- a CDS encoding hypothetical protein (conserved protein of unknown function), coding for MPVPQARTGRVVAGIAALMVGLVIFHFPTEVAKSLLELFPQQISTPFEVENLKSMAGEDVTVLPSQASDEPSWKPVVTRVFGMALIGLPIWYLLQRREREEELQRLDEGWATRLHARTQELLAVNSALVDEVSKRIDTEQSLESNRRDLRLLASQLLRLQEEERRRISRDLHDDINQRLALLSIDIEMLERQLSNAAVGTVRTVRSIQDRIVELSESVRRLAYQFHPSILDDLGLSIALRRLVDDFQTRTGIDARFICKDIPKHLAQDVVTCLYRVAQEGLANIARHARAKNVCVELTRLRDGLQLMMSDDGVGFDISRYDGRRGSLGLVSMKERVSLVSGTLDIQSMPGEGTRVCAWVPFKQERA